The following proteins come from a genomic window of Ornithinimicrobium cryptoxanthini:
- the mshC gene encoding cysteine--1-D-myo-inosityl 2-amino-2-deoxy-alpha-D-glucopyranoside ligase, whose protein sequence is MKTWTTAPVPDAPGQGGPLTVHDTATGLAQVVHPASGRAGLYVCGITPYDATHMGHAATYVTFDLVVRVWRDAGLDVTYVQNVTDVDEPLLERAERDGLAWQDLAADQIALFHEDMEALNVIAPQHYVGAVEGIPDDVTAVRQLLADGTAYALPVDEAAGGDAGTDAVGHDYYLDLATQPTFPEVSGWSRDQMMEVFGERGGDPDRPGKRDRLDPLLWRGHRAGEPHWDGDDLGPGRPGWHIECTTIALRYLGPTFVMQGGGTDLIFPHHEMSAVQARALTGERFASVYVHQAMVGLDGEKMSKSKGNLVLVSALRRGGVDPMAIRLALLSKHYGTPWDWTDEILQTAVERLANWRSAVSAAATGMEAQESPVVAEIRTALAADLDSPAALLAVDEWVRVGAPGDRAALAAAVDALLGVRL, encoded by the coding sequence GTGAAGACGTGGACAACTGCACCAGTGCCTGACGCCCCCGGACAAGGTGGCCCCCTCACGGTCCACGACACCGCCACCGGCTTGGCGCAGGTGGTGCACCCGGCCTCGGGCAGAGCCGGGCTCTATGTCTGTGGGATCACGCCCTATGACGCCACCCACATGGGGCACGCCGCCACCTATGTGACTTTCGACCTCGTGGTCCGGGTGTGGCGCGACGCCGGCCTGGACGTGACCTATGTGCAGAACGTCACCGACGTGGACGAGCCGCTCCTGGAGCGTGCCGAGCGTGACGGGTTGGCCTGGCAGGATCTGGCCGCCGACCAGATCGCCCTCTTCCACGAGGACATGGAGGCGCTCAACGTGATCGCGCCGCAGCACTACGTGGGGGCGGTCGAGGGGATCCCTGACGATGTGACCGCGGTGCGGCAGCTGCTTGCCGACGGCACGGCATACGCCCTGCCCGTGGATGAGGCAGCCGGTGGCGATGCCGGGACCGACGCTGTCGGACACGACTACTACCTGGACCTGGCCACCCAACCGACGTTCCCCGAGGTGTCGGGCTGGAGCCGCGACCAGATGATGGAGGTCTTCGGCGAGCGGGGCGGGGACCCCGACCGGCCCGGCAAGCGCGACCGGCTCGACCCGCTGCTGTGGCGCGGCCACCGCGCGGGCGAACCGCACTGGGACGGAGACGATCTCGGCCCCGGTCGGCCGGGGTGGCACATCGAGTGCACGACCATCGCGCTGCGCTATCTGGGCCCCACGTTTGTCATGCAGGGCGGCGGCACCGACCTGATCTTCCCGCACCACGAGATGAGCGCCGTGCAGGCTCGGGCGCTCACCGGGGAGCGTTTCGCGTCGGTCTATGTCCACCAGGCGATGGTCGGGCTGGACGGCGAGAAGATGAGCAAGTCCAAGGGCAACCTGGTGCTGGTGTCCGCGCTGCGTCGCGGCGGGGTCGACCCGATGGCGATCCGGCTGGCCCTGCTGAGCAAGCACTACGGCACCCCGTGGGACTGGACGGACGAGATCCTGCAGACCGCGGTCGAGCGGCTCGCCAACTGGCGGTCGGCGGTGTCCGCGGCTGCCACGGGGATGGAGGCACAGGAGTCACCCGTCGTGGCGGAGATCCGGACCGCGCTGGCCGCCGACCTGGACTCACCTGCTGCGCTGCTGGCCGTGGACGAGTGGGTCCGGGTCGGGGCGCCCGGGGACCGGGCCGCGCTCGCCGCCGCGGTGGACGCGTTGCTCGGCGTGCGCCTCTGA
- a CDS encoding SCO1664 family protein, with protein sequence MSGRTLTTAELQVEGVLTDASNLTARVLLTDAAGEPTGERALYKPIRGEAPLRDFPARTLGRREVAAYLISSVGGWDLIPQTVLRDGPLGPGSVQRWIDWESTGWGPGAGLLEAFPDGAVPDGWLPLVQGEAADGSPVTVCHADTADLASLAVLDVVLNNADRKGAHLVRDADGHLWGFDHGLTLHLDDKLRTVLWGWAGQPLPEEDLARLGRLRVELAAGAGLATRLTEPVGDLPGDDTGGLVSAAELVALRARVDQLLADPVFPALPTGRYPLPWPLW encoded by the coding sequence GTGAGCGGGCGCACCCTGACCACGGCAGAGCTGCAGGTGGAGGGGGTCCTGACCGACGCGTCGAACCTCACCGCACGGGTGCTGCTCACCGACGCGGCAGGGGAGCCGACGGGGGAGCGCGCGCTCTACAAGCCGATCCGCGGGGAGGCACCCCTGCGCGACTTCCCCGCTCGCACCCTTGGCCGGCGAGAGGTGGCGGCCTATCTGATCAGCTCGGTCGGCGGCTGGGACCTGATCCCGCAGACCGTGCTGCGGGACGGCCCGCTGGGCCCGGGTTCGGTGCAGCGGTGGATCGACTGGGAGTCCACCGGCTGGGGCCCCGGTGCCGGACTGCTCGAGGCCTTCCCCGACGGCGCGGTCCCTGACGGCTGGCTGCCGCTGGTGCAGGGCGAGGCGGCGGACGGCTCGCCCGTGACCGTGTGCCACGCCGACACGGCCGACCTGGCATCTCTGGCGGTGCTGGACGTGGTGCTCAACAACGCCGACCGCAAGGGTGCCCACCTGGTCCGTGACGCCGACGGTCACCTCTGGGGCTTCGACCACGGGCTGACGCTGCACCTCGATGACAAGCTGCGCACGGTCCTGTGGGGCTGGGCCGGGCAGCCGCTGCCTGAGGAGGACCTGGCGCGGCTAGGACGGCTGCGGGTCGAGCTGGCGGCGGGCGCCGGGCTCGCCACCCGTCTTACGGAGCCCGTTGGTGACCTCCCCGGCGATGACACGGGCGGACTGGTCAGCGCCGCAGAGCTGGTCGCACTGCGCGCACGGGTCGATCAGCTGCTGGCCGACCCGGTCTTCCCTGCTCTGCCGACGGGGCGCTACCCGCTGCCGTGGCCGCTCTGGTGA
- a CDS encoding DUF3090 domain-containing protein yields the protein MPLHEFDPPERFIAASVGPPGQRTFFLQASAHGRRSTVSLEKEQVKVLGERVADLLDQIAGAEGAPEATAGLIDNAPLDTPIEDDFRVQSLSLAWEPARRRVIIEAHESAVPEEDDEVASEEEMALLESIRVVLTPAMARAFAERCASAVEGGRPNCPFCGGPLDPEGHICPRANGYRR from the coding sequence ATGCCACTGCACGAGTTCGACCCACCCGAGCGGTTCATCGCCGCCTCGGTGGGGCCCCCTGGCCAACGGACCTTCTTCCTCCAGGCCTCCGCCCATGGGCGGCGCTCGACGGTCTCGTTGGAGAAGGAGCAGGTCAAGGTCCTCGGCGAGCGCGTGGCAGACCTGCTGGACCAGATCGCGGGGGCCGAGGGAGCGCCCGAGGCGACGGCCGGCCTGATTGACAACGCCCCGCTGGACACGCCGATCGAGGACGACTTCCGCGTGCAGAGTCTCAGCCTGGCCTGGGAGCCCGCCCGGCGACGGGTCATCATCGAGGCACACGAGTCAGCGGTGCCCGAGGAGGATGACGAGGTCGCCAGCGAGGAGGAGATGGCCCTGCTCGAGAGCATCCGCGTGGTCCTCACCCCAGCGATGGCGCGCGCGTTTGCCGAGCGCTGCGCGTCGGCGGTCGAGGGCGGCCGGCCCAACTGCCCGTTCTGCGGGGGGCCGCTCGACCCGGAGGGTCACATCTGCCCACGGGCCAACGGCTATCGCCGGTGA
- a CDS encoding MSMEG_4193 family putative phosphomutase: protein MAILVLVRHGRTAANVDGVLAGWTPGVGLDERGSEQVGRVGRRLAPTPLVAVVSSPLQRCVQTADAIAGEQQGEPPARHTDEQLGECHYGAWTGRPLSELAQEPLWRDVQERPSSVRFPPHDDFRSESIAEMLDRATAAISRWDARIEEEHGPGAVWAAVSHGDVIKALVGAALGSPLDRFQRIVIDPASVSIVRHAPTHPFVLRVNDTGSDDIDLTGLSRSLTKAAPGADGDAAVGGGAGSD from the coding sequence ATGGCGATCCTCGTGCTGGTGCGGCACGGCCGCACCGCCGCGAACGTGGACGGCGTCCTGGCGGGCTGGACGCCGGGCGTGGGCCTGGACGAGCGCGGCAGCGAGCAGGTCGGGCGGGTCGGTCGGCGCCTTGCCCCCACCCCACTGGTGGCCGTGGTGAGCAGCCCCCTGCAACGTTGCGTCCAGACCGCCGACGCGATCGCCGGGGAGCAGCAGGGCGAGCCGCCAGCACGGCATACGGATGAACAGCTCGGGGAGTGCCACTACGGCGCCTGGACCGGTCGCCCCCTCAGCGAGCTGGCCCAGGAGCCGCTGTGGCGCGACGTCCAGGAGCGGCCGAGCTCGGTGCGCTTCCCCCCGCACGACGACTTCCGGTCCGAGTCCATCGCCGAGATGCTCGATCGCGCGACTGCCGCGATCAGCAGGTGGGACGCCCGGATCGAGGAGGAGCACGGCCCGGGTGCGGTGTGGGCCGCAGTCAGCCACGGTGACGTCATCAAGGCGCTGGTCGGAGCGGCGCTGGGGAGCCCGCTCGACCGCTTCCAGCGCATCGTGATCGACCCAGCCTCCGTCTCGATCGTGCGGCACGCGCCCACCCATCCGTTCGTGCTCCGCGTCAACGACACCGGGTCCGACGACATCGACCTGACCGGTCTGTCCCGGTCGCTGACGAAGGCCGCCCCAGGCGCAGACGGCGATGCGGCCGTGGGCGGTGGCGCCGGAAGCGATTAG
- a CDS encoding LLM class F420-dependent oxidoreductase: MRLGLSCGWWGIGQDQDHLALVRRAEELGVHVVWASEAYGVDAVTVLSWIGAQTSRIRLGAGVLQIPGRTPAMTAMTAAGLSSLSNGRFDLGLGVSGPQVSEGWHGVRFAKPLERTREYVEIVRMALARQRVEFHGNHFELPLPDGPGKALRSSAAPSEHQVPIYLAAVGPKNLELTGEIADGWLAIFFNPDLAGEQMAQIEDGRSRSAEPERAFAVDATVPLSVNDDVSAAADAVRGYASLYVGGMGSRTQNFYNALAVRMGYAEAAAQVQDLYLAGRHRDAAAAVPQQFIDDTSLLGPQGRLAERLQRYADAGVTTVTFAPYGDTLEERVGALETGVAAAEQAGLL; encoded by the coding sequence GTGCGTCTTGGGCTGAGCTGTGGCTGGTGGGGGATCGGCCAGGACCAGGACCACCTGGCGCTGGTGCGCCGCGCTGAGGAGCTGGGTGTCCACGTGGTGTGGGCCTCGGAGGCCTACGGCGTCGACGCCGTGACGGTCCTGTCGTGGATCGGGGCGCAGACCTCGCGCATCCGGCTGGGAGCAGGGGTGCTGCAGATCCCCGGCCGCACCCCGGCGATGACCGCGATGACCGCCGCCGGGCTCAGCTCGTTGTCAAACGGCCGGTTCGACCTTGGCCTGGGCGTCAGTGGCCCCCAGGTCTCGGAGGGCTGGCACGGAGTGCGCTTCGCCAAGCCCCTAGAACGCACCAGGGAGTATGTCGAGATCGTCCGGATGGCGCTGGCCCGGCAGCGGGTGGAGTTCCACGGCAACCACTTCGAGCTGCCGCTGCCCGACGGTCCGGGCAAGGCGCTGCGCAGCTCGGCGGCCCCCTCGGAGCACCAGGTGCCGATCTATCTCGCCGCGGTCGGGCCCAAGAACCTGGAACTGACCGGCGAGATCGCCGACGGGTGGTTGGCGATCTTCTTCAACCCCGACCTCGCCGGTGAGCAGATGGCTCAGATCGAGGACGGGCGCTCCCGTTCGGCCGAGCCGGAGCGGGCCTTCGCGGTGGACGCCACGGTGCCGCTCAGTGTCAATGACGATGTCTCGGCCGCGGCCGACGCGGTCCGCGGCTATGCCTCCCTCTATGTCGGGGGCATGGGCTCGCGCACCCAGAACTTCTACAACGCACTGGCCGTGCGGATGGGCTATGCGGAGGCTGCCGCGCAGGTGCAGGACCTCTATCTGGCCGGCCGCCACCGCGACGCCGCAGCGGCTGTCCCGCAGCAGTTCATCGACGACACCAGCCTCCTGGGCCCGCAGGGACGGCTCGCCGAGCGCCTCCAGCGTTATGCGGATGCGGGAGTCACGACCGTCACCTTCGCGCCCTATGGCGACACGCTGGAGGAACGGGTCGGCGCGCTGGAGACGGGTGTGGCTGCAGCTGAGCAGGCCGGGCTGCTCTGA
- a CDS encoding DUF5703 family protein: MADYEYLMLSFSRGQSRAEVRQSLAEHAEYGHWDLLRVSLYVGGVRKVVLRRRIIRVQRTA, translated from the coding sequence ATGGCCGACTACGAGTACCTCATGCTGAGCTTCAGCCGCGGCCAGTCGCGTGCCGAGGTGCGCCAGTCCCTGGCCGAGCACGCGGAATACGGCCACTGGGACCTGCTGCGGGTCAGCCTCTATGTCGGTGGGGTCCGCAAGGTGGTCCTGCGCCGCCGGATCATCCGGGTCCAGCGCACGGCCTGA
- a CDS encoding M20/M25/M40 family metallo-hydrolase, producing the protein MSIDATTVPSAQDEVVQICKDLIRIDTSNYGDGSGPGERAAAEYVMEKLTEVGLDPQLTESEPGRASVVVRTPGRDSSRPGLVLHGHLDVVPAAAEDWQVDPFAAEEKDGCIWGRGAVDMKDMDAMLLANVRHLARTGQQPPRDIIWAFFADEEAGGLKGAGHVVEKHPEWFEGCTDAISEVGGFSITLDGKATGAPERAYLLQTAEKGIAWIRLHGHGRAGHGSVPNDENALVRLAGAINRISAHPWPRTYIASVRELFDGIAGITGATWDDEDAESILARLGGARGFVEGTLRDTSNFTMLDSGYKHNVIPQTASASLDCRFLPGHEDELLDTIRELAGEHVEVEILHKDIALESPTSGELVESMKRALLKEDPGAHVLPYCLSGGTDNKHLSRLGITGYGFAPLMLPPDLDFVGMFHGIDERVPVDALTFGTRVLQRLIDDC; encoded by the coding sequence ATGAGCATCGATGCCACCACCGTCCCGTCGGCCCAGGACGAGGTCGTCCAGATCTGCAAGGACCTGATCCGGATCGACACCAGCAACTATGGCGACGGCAGCGGGCCGGGGGAGCGTGCAGCTGCGGAATACGTCATGGAGAAGCTGACCGAGGTGGGCCTGGACCCGCAGCTGACCGAGTCCGAGCCGGGGCGGGCCAGCGTGGTGGTGCGCACCCCTGGGCGTGACTCCAGCCGCCCTGGTCTGGTGCTGCACGGTCACCTGGACGTGGTCCCGGCGGCCGCGGAGGACTGGCAGGTCGACCCGTTTGCCGCGGAGGAGAAGGACGGCTGCATCTGGGGACGGGGCGCGGTCGACATGAAGGACATGGACGCGATGCTGCTCGCCAACGTGCGGCACCTGGCACGCACCGGGCAGCAGCCGCCGCGCGACATCATCTGGGCCTTCTTCGCCGATGAGGAGGCCGGCGGACTCAAGGGCGCCGGCCACGTGGTCGAGAAGCACCCGGAGTGGTTCGAGGGGTGCACCGACGCCATCAGTGAGGTCGGCGGCTTCTCGATCACGCTGGACGGCAAGGCAACTGGTGCTCCGGAGCGGGCCTATCTGCTGCAGACGGCCGAGAAGGGCATCGCCTGGATCCGGCTGCACGGGCACGGCCGCGCGGGCCACGGGTCGGTCCCCAACGACGAGAACGCCCTGGTCCGGCTGGCAGGCGCCATCAACCGGATCAGCGCCCACCCCTGGCCCCGCACCTACATCGCCTCGGTCCGTGAGCTCTTCGACGGGATCGCCGGCATCACCGGCGCGACCTGGGACGACGAGGACGCCGAGTCGATCCTGGCCCGTCTCGGGGGTGCCCGCGGCTTCGTGGAGGGCACACTGCGCGACACCTCCAACTTCACGATGCTGGACTCCGGCTACAAGCACAACGTCATCCCGCAGACGGCCTCCGCGTCGCTGGACTGCCGCTTCCTGCCCGGTCATGAGGACGAGCTGCTCGACACCATCCGCGAGCTGGCCGGCGAGCACGTCGAGGTCGAGATCCTGCACAAGGACATCGCTCTGGAATCGCCCACCAGCGGCGAGCTGGTCGAGTCGATGAAGCGGGCTCTGCTCAAGGAGGACCCGGGGGCGCATGTGCTGCCCTACTGCCTCTCGGGGGGCACGGACAACAAGCACCTCTCCCGGCTGGGCATCACCGGCTACGGCTTCGCGCCCCTGATGCTGCCCCCGGACCTGGACTTCGTCGGGATGTTCCACGGCATCGACGAGCGCGTCCCGGTGGACGCGCTGACCTTCGGCACCCGGGTGCTGCAGCGGTTGATCGACGACTGCTGA
- a CDS encoding phosphatase PAP2 family protein, producing the protein MTDQPARQADVPARGVEGELHRDRQLGGRDLTHWATPPGRWLAGLVERVGVALGARQTLVLILAVGATVAATMSWLASETYEAVTESEGVALWDQPLLDTMLTLRSPGLDTFVTGFTNVGGVIGMPVLALSLTAFLTVRRQSWTPVLLVAAAATGSLLMTIVGKNLIGRSRPPLSSAVPPFEHTASFPSGHSLNALVVAGVIAYLVVLRQKSARARVLTVSVAALFAFAMGMSRVFLGHHWFTDVLAAWVLGLGWLTVVITAHRLYLTTRLRTRETIVDAS; encoded by the coding sequence ATGACAGACCAGCCCGCCAGACAGGCCGACGTCCCTGCCAGGGGCGTCGAGGGTGAGCTGCACCGGGATCGCCAGCTTGGTGGTCGCGACCTCACCCACTGGGCAACGCCCCCGGGACGGTGGCTCGCCGGGCTGGTGGAGCGGGTGGGTGTGGCCCTTGGTGCCCGACAGACCCTCGTGCTGATCCTGGCCGTCGGGGCCACGGTGGCCGCCACCATGTCCTGGCTCGCGTCGGAGACCTATGAGGCAGTCACTGAGTCCGAGGGAGTGGCGTTGTGGGACCAGCCGCTGCTGGACACCATGCTCACGCTCCGGTCGCCAGGGCTGGACACCTTCGTCACCGGCTTCACCAATGTCGGTGGGGTGATCGGCATGCCCGTGCTGGCGCTGAGCCTCACGGCGTTCCTCACGGTGCGACGACAGTCGTGGACGCCGGTGCTCCTGGTCGCTGCTGCGGCCACCGGCTCATTGCTGATGACCATCGTCGGCAAGAACCTCATCGGCCGCAGCCGGCCGCCGCTGAGCAGCGCGGTGCCTCCCTTCGAGCACACCGCCTCCTTCCCCTCCGGGCACTCCCTCAACGCCCTGGTCGTCGCCGGGGTGATCGCCTATCTCGTCGTGCTGCGCCAGAAGTCTGCTCGGGCCCGGGTCCTTACCGTCTCCGTGGCCGCTCTCTTCGCGTTCGCGATGGGGATGAGCCGGGTCTTCCTGGGCCACCACTGGTTCACCGACGTGCTCGCCGCCTGGGTGCTCGGGCTGGGTTGGCTCACGGTCGTCATCACCGCCCACCGTCTCTATCTCACGACCCGACTACGCACCCGCGAGACGATCGTGGACGCGTCATAG
- a CDS encoding DUF981 family protein, whose protein sequence is MLLQGITYNTTMGLVVGIIMILIPLFVRSAATPHGRPISGFGWAFVFLGAFLGVTGMHMTLTWPLEQIEDTFCCAVDNVTFGEPAAFYGLLTLIAGIAIIRAEEKADQGLRPLDLVATLRPLLYVAAVGGFGLIMFGIAGLHFGQWRPPDVEPIARLLSGSMIEPLTVFAMYVGTGIAALLSPFALTNRLAGRAFTVFTWFFGMMWIFLGLTLFYGHVGFFPYPFNEPVMHP, encoded by the coding sequence ATGTTGTTGCAAGGCATCACCTACAACACCACGATGGGTCTGGTCGTGGGCATCATCATGATCCTGATCCCACTCTTCGTGCGCTCCGCTGCGACCCCCCATGGTCGGCCGATCTCCGGATTCGGGTGGGCGTTCGTCTTCCTCGGGGCATTCCTGGGCGTCACGGGCATGCACATGACACTGACGTGGCCCCTCGAGCAGATCGAGGATACGTTCTGCTGCGCCGTTGATAACGTCACATTTGGCGAACCAGCCGCGTTCTACGGGCTGCTCACCCTGATCGCGGGAATCGCCATCATCCGTGCGGAAGAAAAGGCAGACCAGGGTCTGCGCCCTCTGGATCTCGTCGCGACGCTGCGTCCGCTCCTCTACGTCGCGGCCGTCGGGGGATTTGGACTGATCATGTTCGGCATCGCCGGTCTGCACTTCGGCCAATGGCGCCCGCCGGATGTCGAGCCGATCGCCCGCCTTCTATCCGGCTCGATGATCGAGCCGCTCACGGTCTTCGCTATGTATGTCGGCACCGGCATCGCTGCTCTGCTCTCCCCGTTCGCGTTGACGAACAGGCTGGCGGGGCGCGCGTTTACTGTGTTCACGTGGTTCTTTGGAATGATGTGGATCTTCCTCGGCCTCACGCTGTTCTACGGCCACGTCGGGTTCTTCCCGTACCCGTTCAACGAGCCAGTGATGCACCCGTAG
- a CDS encoding transposase gives MPATAPGCTWPPTAVSVLSWLRLLALEGDLATAEPKTLRFRLLSAPARYVRHARQRVLKIPTGWAWATHLADAFARLRALHPA, from the coding sequence ATGCCCGCAACAGCGCCTGGCTGCACCTGGCCGCCCACGGCCGTCAGCGTCCTGTCCTGGCTGCGGCTCCTCGCTCTGGAGGGTGACCTCGCGACCGCCGAACCAAAGACACTACGATTCCGGCTGCTATCCGCCCCCGCACGGTATGTCCGCCACGCCCGGCAACGGGTCCTAAAGATTCCCACCGGCTGGGCCTGGGCCACACACCTGGCCGACGCCTTCGCACGGCTCCGGGCCCTCCACCCCGCCTGA
- a CDS encoding site-specific integrase: MRVQRVLMPGSGAESWTVLDEDLVPLDPVERFLAYLASIERSPNTVKAYAHDLKDWFTFLAGRGLDWRAVTLEDVAGFVAWLRLPPAARAGLVQVLPTVEHHCGESSVNRKLAALTSFCEFHARHGVPLGGLLTTVAPAGRRAAASTSFKPFLHHITKHDPQRRRALALRATPPRPRVLSAAEAQAILDACEHLRDRLLFALLLDTGVRIGEALGLRHEDLDIAGRQVAVLARVNDNRARAKGGRPRWIPASADLMRLYADYLTSEYGCLDSDYVFVNLWGRPLGHPLTYPAVYDLVTRLRAATGTEFGPHWFRHTYATWLLRRGAGMESVKELLGHASITTTVDTYGHLTVEDARATLEAAGWFTGKEVRL, from the coding sequence ATGCGGGTACAGCGCGTGCTCATGCCGGGCTCGGGAGCAGAGTCCTGGACAGTGCTCGACGAGGATCTGGTGCCGCTGGACCCGGTCGAGCGGTTCCTGGCGTACCTGGCCTCGATCGAGCGGTCACCGAACACGGTCAAGGCGTATGCGCATGACCTGAAGGACTGGTTCACGTTCCTGGCGGGGAGGGGCCTGGACTGGCGCGCCGTCACGCTCGAGGACGTCGCGGGGTTCGTGGCCTGGCTGCGGTTGCCCCCGGCGGCACGAGCCGGCCTGGTGCAGGTGCTGCCGACGGTTGAGCACCACTGCGGCGAGTCCAGCGTGAACCGCAAGCTGGCGGCGCTGACCTCGTTCTGCGAGTTCCACGCCCGGCACGGCGTGCCGTTGGGCGGGCTGCTGACGACCGTGGCACCGGCTGGGCGCAGGGCAGCGGCGTCGACCTCGTTCAAGCCGTTCTTGCACCACATCACCAAGCACGATCCGCAGCGGCGCCGCGCCCTCGCGTTGAGGGCCACACCGCCGCGCCCACGTGTGCTGAGCGCCGCCGAGGCGCAGGCGATCCTGGATGCCTGCGAGCACCTGCGCGACCGGCTCTTGTTCGCTCTCCTGCTCGACACCGGGGTCCGGATCGGCGAAGCGCTGGGGCTGCGGCACGAGGACCTGGACATAGCCGGGCGCCAGGTCGCCGTCCTGGCCCGGGTCAACGACAACCGGGCCCGAGCCAAGGGTGGCCGGCCCAGGTGGATCCCGGCCAGCGCCGACCTGATGCGGTTGTACGCCGACTACCTCACCAGCGAGTACGGGTGCCTGGACTCCGACTACGTCTTCGTCAACCTGTGGGGCCGTCCGCTGGGGCACCCGTTGACCTACCCGGCGGTCTATGACCTGGTAACCCGGCTGCGCGCGGCAACCGGGACCGAGTTCGGGCCGCACTGGTTCCGCCACACCTACGCCACCTGGCTGCTGCGCCGGGGCGCAGGGATGGAGTCGGTCAAGGAGCTGCTCGGGCACGCCTCGATCACCACCACCGTCGACACCTACGGTCACCTCACCGTCGAGGACGCCCGCGCCACTCTGGAGGCAGCAGGCTGGTTCACCGGGAAAGAGGTCCGGCTATGA
- a CDS encoding DUF6262 family protein has product MRADNSAHLLAAARRRAEQTRARALRALRNLDTAGTPVTFEAVAREAGVSRSWLYSQPDLRATIHDLRARDRPAATPAPPQRQRASDASLLRRLEASAARLRQLETDNQQLRQALAEALGAARSQRNTGTGGDTPGKHGAKIIGPC; this is encoded by the coding sequence ATGCGGGCTGACAACTCCGCCCACCTCCTCGCCGCCGCACGGCGACGGGCCGAGCAGACCCGAGCCCGCGCGCTACGGGCCCTGCGCAACCTCGACACCGCTGGCACCCCGGTCACTTTCGAGGCAGTCGCCCGCGAGGCCGGCGTCTCCCGGTCCTGGCTCTACAGCCAGCCGGATCTGCGAGCCACGATCCACGACCTTCGCGCCCGGGACCGACCGGCCGCAACGCCAGCACCGCCGCAACGCCAACGCGCCAGCGATGCCTCCCTGCTGCGCCGGCTGGAGGCCAGCGCTGCGCGGCTGCGTCAGCTCGAGACCGACAACCAGCAGTTGCGCCAAGCCCTGGCCGAGGCCCTCGGCGCAGCCCGCTCGCAACGGAACACCGGCACCGGCGGCGACACGCCCGGGAAACACGGTGCGAAAATCATCGGCCCGTGCTGA
- a CDS encoding type II toxin-antitoxin system Phd/YefM family antitoxin, which translates to MTATKVGIREFRAGLADFVDSDAPVAVTRHGQTVGYFIPVKQDRAADAVALRAAGEKLDALLELTEGEVEEMVTDFKRLRKAKR; encoded by the coding sequence ATGACTGCGACGAAGGTAGGGATCCGCGAGTTTCGCGCTGGCCTGGCCGACTTCGTCGACTCCGATGCGCCGGTGGCCGTGACCCGTCACGGGCAGACTGTCGGCTACTTCATCCCTGTCAAGCAGGACCGGGCGGCCGATGCCGTCGCGCTGCGGGCGGCCGGCGAGAAACTCGACGCGTTGCTTGAACTCACCGAGGGTGAGGTCGAAGAGATGGTGACGGACTTCAAGCGGCTTCGTAAGGCCAAGCGATAG
- a CDS encoding UPF0158 family protein, giving the protein MLDLDAIDVEEIANALADQTDYEHRWLIDPRTGEVAFWTSDLGIDGENPVELDELDLILIDPLPPYVWYQDMVDFSDGISDRSSGERLRRSLEGKGAFRRFKNALYQQHPDLISVWHTLRDARARARAVQWLADEGLIDEDAAQRFQRDHPEPALP; this is encoded by the coding sequence ATGCTCGACCTGGACGCTATCGACGTTGAGGAGATCGCCAACGCTCTGGCAGATCAGACCGACTACGAGCATCGATGGTTGATCGACCCGAGAACGGGCGAGGTCGCTTTCTGGACCAGCGACCTGGGTATCGATGGTGAGAACCCGGTCGAGCTCGACGAGCTGGACCTGATCCTGATCGACCCCCTGCCGCCTTACGTCTGGTACCAGGACATGGTCGACTTCTCCGACGGCATCAGCGACCGCAGCTCAGGGGAGCGTCTGCGCCGCTCGCTGGAGGGCAAGGGCGCATTCCGGCGCTTCAAGAATGCGCTGTACCAGCAACACCCCGACCTGATCTCGGTCTGGCACACGCTGCGGGATGCCAGGGCACGGGCCCGGGCCGTGCAGTGGCTGGCAGACGAAGGGCTGATCGACGAAGACGCCGCCCAAAGGTTCCAGCGAGACCACCCCGAGCCCGCCCTGCCGTGA
- a CDS encoding DUF3024 domain-containing protein → MQPRVVTHASQASPGGVWSWLSPCYFDPARSTSKRQERRAPWREDLGPEWTSLPIARLRYTATHKTWTPYWRNRNLRFHLYDRVRPSHTLRTSSTRWTAAPPTSSGADQAP, encoded by the coding sequence ATGCAGCCCCGCGTCGTCACTCACGCATCGCAGGCATCGCCTGGTGGGGTCTGGTCTTGGCTGTCGCCGTGCTACTTCGATCCCGCGCGAAGCACGAGTAAACGGCAAGAGCGGCGCGCGCCCTGGCGCGAGGACCTCGGACCCGAATGGACCAGCCTCCCCATCGCCCGCCTGCGCTACACCGCCACGCACAAGACCTGGACCCCGTACTGGCGCAACCGCAACCTCCGCTTCCACCTCTACGACCGGGTCCGGCCTTCACACACCCTGAGGACCTCCTCGACGAGATGGACCGCGGCCCCACCCACATCTTCTGGGGCTGACCAAGCCCCGTAG